A genomic region of Pseudomonas sp. KU43P contains the following coding sequences:
- a CDS encoding KpsF/GutQ family sugar-phosphate isomerase yields MSQSSELIQSAQRTLRLELEAVEGLMARIDANFVKACELILASKGRVVVVGMGKSGHIGNKIAATLASTGTPAFFVHPAEASHGDMGMITRDDVILALSNSGSTAEIVTLLPLIKRLGIQLISLTGNPDSPLAQAAEVNLDARVAQEACPLNLAPTSSTTASLVLGDALAIALLEARGFTAEDFAFSHPGGALGRRLLLKVENVMHAGDELPQVQRGTLLKDALLEMSRKGLGMTVVLESDGKLAGIFTDGDLRRSLDRSIDVHTTLIDQVMTMHGKTARADMLAAEALKIMEDHKISALVVVDKDDRPTGALNMHDLLRAGVM; encoded by the coding sequence ATGAGCCAATCCAGCGAGTTGATCCAATCCGCCCAGCGTACTCTGCGCCTTGAACTCGAGGCCGTAGAAGGCCTGATGGCCCGTATCGACGCCAACTTCGTCAAGGCGTGCGAACTGATCCTGGCGAGCAAGGGCCGGGTCGTGGTCGTCGGCATGGGCAAGTCGGGGCATATCGGCAACAAGATCGCCGCCACCCTGGCCAGCACCGGCACTCCGGCGTTCTTCGTGCATCCGGCCGAAGCCAGCCACGGTGACATGGGCATGATCACCCGCGATGACGTCATTCTCGCCCTGTCCAATTCGGGCAGCACCGCCGAGATCGTCACCCTGCTGCCGCTGATCAAGCGCCTTGGCATCCAGTTGATCAGCCTCACCGGCAACCCGGACTCCCCACTGGCCCAGGCCGCCGAGGTCAACCTCGACGCCCGTGTCGCCCAGGAGGCCTGCCCGCTGAACCTGGCCCCCACGTCCTCCACCACGGCATCGCTGGTACTGGGCGACGCGCTGGCCATTGCCCTGCTCGAAGCGCGCGGCTTCACCGCCGAAGACTTCGCCTTCTCGCACCCAGGCGGCGCCCTGGGCCGTCGCCTGCTGCTCAAGGTCGAGAACGTGATGCACGCCGGTGACGAGCTGCCGCAGGTACAACGCGGCACACTGCTCAAGGACGCACTGCTGGAAATGTCCCGCAAGGGCCTGGGCATGACCGTCGTCCTGGAAAGCGACGGCAAGCTGGCCGGGATCTTCACCGACGGTGACCTTCGCCGCAGCCTGGATCGCAGCATCGACGTGCACACCACCCTGATCGACCAGGTGATGACCATGCACGGCAAGACTGCCCGCGCCGACATGCTTGCAGCCGAAGCGCTCAAGATCATGGAAGACCACAAGATCAGCGCCCTGGTGGTCGTGGACAAGGACGACCGCCCGACCGGCGCCTTGAACATGCACGACCTGCTGCGCGCTGGCGTGATGTAA
- a CDS encoding ATP-binding cassette domain-containing protein, with protein sequence MSVDSAYAVELKGVTFKRGSRSIFSNVDIRIPRGKVTGIMGPSGCGKTTLLRLMGAQLRPSSGEVWVAGQNLPSLSRSDLFDARKQMGVLFQSGALFTDLDVFENVAFPLRVHTQLSDEMIRDIVLMKLQAVGLRGAIDLMPDELSGGMKRRVALARAIALDPQILMYDEPFVGQDPIAMGVLVRLIRLLNDALGITSIVVSHDLAETASIADYIYVVGDGQVLGQGTPDELMGSDNPRIRQFMKGDPDGPVPFHFPAPDYRADLLGAR encoded by the coding sequence ATGAGTGTGGATAGCGCCTACGCGGTCGAGTTGAAGGGAGTCACCTTCAAGCGCGGTTCGCGCAGCATTTTCAGCAACGTCGACATACGCATCCCGCGTGGCAAGGTCACCGGTATCATGGGCCCGTCGGGCTGCGGCAAGACGACGCTGCTTCGTTTGATGGGGGCTCAGTTGCGCCCGTCGAGCGGTGAGGTATGGGTGGCCGGGCAGAACCTGCCGAGCCTGTCGCGCAGCGACCTGTTCGATGCGCGCAAGCAGATGGGCGTGCTGTTCCAGAGCGGTGCGCTGTTCACCGACCTCGATGTGTTCGAGAACGTCGCGTTCCCGCTGCGTGTGCATACCCAGCTTTCGGACGAGATGATCCGCGATATCGTGCTGATGAAACTGCAGGCCGTTGGCCTGCGCGGGGCCATCGACCTGATGCCCGATGAGCTGTCGGGTGGCATGAAACGTCGGGTGGCACTGGCCAGGGCAATCGCGCTCGATCCGCAGATCCTCATGTACGACGAGCCGTTCGTCGGCCAGGATCCGATCGCCATGGGCGTGCTCGTGCGGCTGATCCGTCTGCTCAACGATGCCCTGGGCATCACCAGCATCGTGGTGTCCCATGACCTGGCGGAAACTGCCAGCATCGCCGACTACATCTACGTGGTGGGTGATGGTCAGGTATTGGGCCAGGGTACCCCGGACGAGTTGATGGGCTCGGACAATCCGCGCATTCGCCAGTTCATGAAAGGCGACCCGGACGGCCCGGTGCCATTCCACTTCCCTGCGCCTGACTACCGCGCCGATCTGCTGGGGGCGCGTTGA
- the mlaE gene encoding lipid asymmetry maintenance ABC transporter permease subunit MlaE: MRRKSLLERIRLLGRSAIDVLAVLGRSCLFLFHALVGRGGIGGGFQLLTKQLYSVGVLSLAIVVVSGVFIGMVLALQGYSILTKYGSEQAVGQMVALTLLRELGPVVTALLFAGRAGSALTAEIGNMKSTEQLSSLEMIGVDPLKYIVAPRLWAGFISLPLLALIFSVVGIWGGSWVAVDWLGVYEGSFWANMQNSVSFTDDVLNGLIKSLVFAFVTTWIAVFQGYDCEPTSEGISRATTKTVVYASLAVLGLDFILTALMFGDF; encoded by the coding sequence ATGCGCAGAAAATCCTTACTCGAACGTATCCGCCTGCTTGGCCGCTCGGCCATCGACGTGCTGGCGGTGCTGGGGCGCTCGTGCCTGTTCCTGTTCCATGCGCTGGTCGGCCGCGGCGGCATTGGTGGCGGCTTCCAGCTGCTGACCAAGCAGCTTTACTCGGTGGGCGTGCTGTCGCTGGCGATCGTGGTGGTGTCGGGCGTGTTCATTGGCATGGTGCTGGCCCTGCAGGGCTACAGCATCCTGACCAAGTACGGCTCCGAGCAGGCTGTCGGGCAGATGGTCGCCCTGACCCTGCTGCGCGAGCTGGGCCCGGTAGTGACCGCGCTGCTGTTCGCCGGGCGTGCAGGTTCTGCCTTGACGGCCGAAATCGGCAACATGAAGTCGACCGAGCAGCTGTCGAGCCTTGAAATGATCGGCGTCGACCCGCTCAAGTACATCGTCGCACCGCGCTTGTGGGCCGGTTTCATTTCCCTGCCGTTGCTGGCGCTGATCTTCAGCGTGGTCGGCATCTGGGGTGGCTCGTGGGTCGCGGTAGACTGGCTGGGTGTTTACGAGGGCTCGTTCTGGGCCAACATGCAGAACAGTGTTTCCTTCACCGACGACGTGCTCAACGGGCTGATCAAGAGCCTGGTGTTCGCCTTCGTCACGACCTGGATCGCCGTATTCCAGGGGTACGACTGTGAGCCCACCTCAGAGGGGATCAGCCGTGCCACCACCAAGACCGTGGTCTATGCCTCGTTGGCAGTACTGGGTCTGGACTTTATTCTGACCGCCTTGATGTTTGGAGATTTCTGA
- the mlaD gene encoding outer membrane lipid asymmetry maintenance protein MlaD, which yields MQNRTLEIGVGLFLLAGILALLLLALRVSGLSASPSSDTYKVYAYFDNIAGLTVRAKVTMAGVTIGKVTAIDLDRDSYTGRVTLQLDKSVDNLPTDSTASILTAGLLGEKYIGISVGGEEEVLKDGATIHDTQSALVLEDLIGKFLLNTVGKEPKEAQPAN from the coding sequence ATGCAAAACCGCACCCTGGAAATCGGTGTCGGCCTGTTCCTCCTGGCCGGGATCCTGGCGCTGCTGCTGCTGGCCCTGCGTGTCAGCGGGCTGTCGGCCAGCCCGAGCAGCGATACCTATAAAGTTTATGCCTACTTCGACAATATCGCCGGTTTGACGGTCAGAGCTAAAGTGACCATGGCCGGTGTGACGATCGGCAAGGTCACCGCCATCGATCTGGACCGTGATTCCTACACCGGTCGGGTGACATTGCAGCTGGACAAGTCGGTGGATAACCTGCCGACCGACTCCACGGCCTCGATCCTGACTGCCGGCCTGCTTGGCGAGAAGTACATCGGTATCAGCGTGGGCGGCGAAGAAGAGGTGCTCAAGGACGGTGCAACCATCCATGACACCCAGTCTGCCCTGGTGCTGGAAGATCTGATTGGCAAGTTCCTGCTCAACACCGTTGGCAAGGAACCGAAAGAAGCGCAACCGGCTAATTAA
- a CDS encoding phospholipid-binding protein MlaC: protein MISILRRGLLVLLATFPLLTLAAQSPHDVVQNTTNALLSDLKANKEQYKTNPNAFYDALNNILGPVVDADGISRSIMTVKYSRKATPAQMQRFQENFKRSLMQFYGNALLEYNNQGIVVDPAKADDGKRASVGMKVTGNNGAVYPVQYTLENLGGEWKVRNVIVNGINIGKLFRDQFADAMQRNGNDLDKTIDGWAGEVAKAKQAAENSDEKTVK from the coding sequence ATGATTTCGATCTTGCGACGTGGCCTGCTGGTCCTGCTGGCGACCTTCCCCCTGTTGACCCTGGCAGCGCAATCGCCCCATGACGTGGTGCAGAACACCACCAACGCGCTGTTGAGCGATCTGAAGGCCAACAAGGAGCAGTACAAGACCAACCCGAACGCCTTCTACGATGCGCTCAACAACATCCTGGGCCCGGTGGTCGATGCCGATGGCATTTCCAGGAGCATCATGACTGTCAAGTACTCGCGCAAGGCTACGCCCGCGCAGATGCAGCGCTTCCAGGAAAACTTCAAACGCAGCCTGATGCAGTTCTACGGCAATGCCCTGCTCGAGTACAACAACCAGGGTATCGTGGTCGATCCGGCCAAGGCTGACGACGGCAAGCGCGCCAGCGTCGGCATGAAGGTCACCGGCAACAACGGTGCCGTCTACCCGGTGCAGTACACCCTGGAAAACCTCGGTGGCGAGTGGAAGGTGCGTAACGTGATCGTCAACGGCATCAACATCGGCAAGCTGTTCCGTGACCAGTTCGCAGATGCCATGCAGCGCAACGGCAACGACCTGGACAAGACCATCGACGGCTGGGCCGGCGAAGTGGCCAAGGCGAAGCAGGCTGCCGAAAACTCCGATGAGAAGACCGTCAAATGA
- a CDS encoding lipid asymmetry maintenance protein MlaB has product MSETGVSMAEPGVLRLAGVLDYRSGPALRKQGKALIAAARETQLVLDCSSVEKSSSVGLSLLLAFMRDAQAAGKVCEVRGMPDDMREIAGVYDLDEVLAS; this is encoded by the coding sequence ATGAGTGAGACCGGCGTAAGCATGGCCGAGCCGGGCGTGCTGCGCCTGGCCGGTGTGCTGGATTACCGCAGCGGCCCGGCCTTGCGCAAGCAGGGCAAGGCGCTGATCGCCGCCGCCCGCGAAACACAGCTGGTGCTCGATTGCTCGTCGGTCGAGAAGTCGTCCAGCGTTGGTTTGTCGCTGCTGCTGGCGTTCATGCGCGATGCCCAGGCGGCTGGCAAGGTCTGCGAAGTGCGCGGCATGCCGGACGACATGCGGGAAATCGCCGGGGTCTATGACCTCGATGAAGTACTGGCGAGCTGA
- a CDS encoding BolA family protein, giving the protein MQAVEVKSFLEEKLPGSRVEVEGEGCNFQLNVISDELAGLSPVKRQQAIYAHLNPWIANGSIHAVTMKFFSSAAWAERT; this is encoded by the coding sequence ATGCAGGCCGTAGAAGTTAAGAGCTTCCTTGAAGAGAAATTGCCGGGATCCCGGGTCGAAGTTGAAGGCGAAGGCTGCAACTTCCAGTTGAACGTGATCAGCGACGAGTTGGCTGGCCTGAGCCCGGTCAAGCGCCAGCAGGCAATCTATGCTCACCTGAATCCCTGGATCGCCAATGGCAGCATCCATGCGGTAACCATGAAATTTTTCAGCAGCGCAGCCTGGGCTGAGCGCACCTGA
- the murA gene encoding UDP-N-acetylglucosamine 1-carboxyvinyltransferase: MDKLIITGGARLDGEIRISGAKNAALPILAATLLADGPVTVGNLPHLHDITTMIELFGRMGIEPVIDEKLAVEIDPRTIKTLVAPYELVKTMRASILVLGPMVARFGKAEVALPGGCAIGSRPVDLHIRGLEAMGAKIEVEGGYIKAQAPEGGLRGAHFFFDTVSVTGTENIMMAAALAKGRSVLQNAAREPEVVDLANFLIAMGANIQGAGTDTITIDGVERLHSANYRVMPDRIETGTYLVAAAVTGGRVKVKDTDPTILEAVLEKLKEAGADVTTGEDWIELDMHGKRPKAVNLRTAPYPAFPTDMQAQFISLNAIAEGTGAVIETIFENRFMHVYEMHRMGAQIQVEGNTAIVTGVPALKGAPVMATDLRASASLVLSALVAEGDTLIDRIYHIDRGYECIEEKLQMLGAKIRRVPG; this comes from the coding sequence ATGGACAAACTGATTATTACTGGCGGCGCTCGCCTTGACGGCGAGATCCGCATTTCGGGCGCGAAGAACGCGGCCCTGCCGATTCTGGCGGCGACCCTGCTGGCCGATGGCCCGGTCACCGTGGGCAACCTGCCACACCTGCACGACATCACCACCATGATCGAGCTGTTCGGTCGCATGGGCATCGAGCCTGTGATCGACGAGAAGCTGGCGGTGGAGATCGACCCACGCACCATCAAGACCCTCGTGGCGCCATACGAGCTGGTCAAGACCATGCGCGCCTCGATCCTGGTGCTCGGCCCGATGGTCGCGCGCTTCGGCAAGGCCGAGGTGGCTCTGCCGGGTGGCTGTGCCATCGGTTCGCGCCCGGTTGACCTGCACATCCGCGGCCTGGAGGCCATGGGTGCGAAGATCGAAGTGGAAGGCGGCTATATCAAGGCCCAGGCGCCTGAGGGCGGCCTGCGTGGCGCGCACTTCTTCTTCGATACCGTCAGCGTGACCGGTACCGAGAACATCATGATGGCCGCAGCCCTGGCCAAGGGCCGCAGCGTCCTGCAGAACGCTGCGCGCGAGCCGGAAGTGGTCGACCTGGCCAACTTCCTGATCGCCATGGGCGCGAACATCCAGGGCGCCGGCACCGACACCATCACCATCGATGGTGTCGAGCGTCTGCACTCGGCCAACTACCGGGTTATGCCGGACCGTATCGAAACGGGTACCTACCTGGTCGCCGCTGCCGTGACCGGTGGCCGCGTCAAGGTCAAGGACACTGATCCGACCATCCTCGAAGCGGTGTTGGAGAAGCTCAAGGAAGCCGGTGCCGATGTCACTACCGGTGAAGACTGGATCGAGTTGGACATGCATGGCAAGCGGCCGAAAGCCGTCAACCTGCGTACCGCCCCGTACCCGGCGTTCCCGACCGACATGCAGGCGCAGTTCATCTCGCTCAACGCCATTGCCGAAGGCACCGGCGCGGTCATCGAGACGATCTTTGAAAACCGCTTCATGCACGTTTACGAAATGCACCGCATGGGCGCGCAGATCCAGGTCGAGGGCAACACCGCCATCGTCACGGGCGTGCCGGCACTCAAGGGCGCTCCGGTCATGGCTACCGACCTGCGGGCTTCTGCCAGCCTGGTGCTGTCGGCCCTGGTCGCAGAAGGCGATACCTTGATCGATCGCATCTACCACATCGACCGTGGTTACGAGTGCATCGAAGAAAAACTGCAGATGCTGGGCGCGAAGATCCGTCGCGTACCGGGCTAG
- the hisG gene encoding ATP phosphoribosyltransferase → MLTIALSKGRILDDTLPLLAEAGIVPTENPDKSRKLIIPTTQDDVRLLIVRATDVPTYVEHGAADLGVAGKDVLMEYGGQGLYEPLDLQIARCKLMTAGAVGAPEPKGRLRVATKFVNVAKRYYAEQGRQVDIIKLYGSMELAPLINLADKIIDVVDTGNTLRANGLEPQELIATISSRLVVNKASMKMQHARIQSLIDTLRQAVESRHRG, encoded by the coding sequence ATGTTGACCATCGCGCTTTCCAAAGGCCGCATCCTCGACGATACCCTGCCGTTGCTGGCCGAGGCCGGCATTGTGCCGACCGAGAATCCGGACAAGAGCCGCAAGCTGATCATCCCCACCACGCAAGACGACGTGCGCCTGCTGATCGTGCGTGCCACCGATGTGCCGACCTATGTCGAGCATGGCGCCGCCGACCTTGGCGTGGCAGGCAAGGACGTGCTGATGGAGTACGGCGGTCAAGGCCTGTACGAGCCGCTTGACCTGCAGATCGCCCGTTGCAAGCTGATGACCGCAGGCGCGGTCGGTGCGCCGGAGCCCAAGGGCCGCCTGCGTGTGGCCACCAAGTTCGTCAACGTGGCCAAGCGCTACTACGCCGAACAGGGGCGCCAGGTCGACATCATCAAGCTGTACGGCTCGATGGAGCTGGCCCCCTTGATCAACCTCGCCGACAAGATCATCGACGTCGTCGACACCGGCAACACCCTGCGCGCCAACGGCCTGGAACCCCAGGAACTGATCGCCACGATCAGCTCGCGCCTGGTGGTCAACAAGGCATCGATGAAGATGCAGCACGCCCGCATCCAGAGCCTGATCGATACCCTGCGCCAAGCGGTCGAATCGCGACACCGCGGCTGA